The Herbiconiux sp. SALV-R1 nucleotide sequence CATGATGTTCTCCTTGTTGTGGTAGTTACTTCAACCGCTGACCCGAGCGTGAGCTCAGGAAGCGGACTCCTGCTTCTCGCGCAGCGCTTCGACCGTGCGAACGGCCTTCGACAGCGGTGCGTTGAAGAGATAGGCGGCACCGAACAGCGAGGCCTTGAAGGCACCGGCGAGCTTCGCCAGCAGCACTTCACGGGATTCGAGGTCGGCGAGCTTGGTGACCTCTTCGGCGCTCAGGGGGTTACCGTCGAAGTAACCGCCCTTCACGATGAGAAGAGGGTTTGCCTTGGCGAAGTCACGCAGCGACTTGGCGACGGCCACGGGGTCACCGTGGACGAAGGCGATAGCGGAAGGACCGGCGAGTTCGTCGTCGAACGACGAGATGCCGGCGTTGTTCGCCGCGATCTTGGTCAGCGTGTTCTTCACCACGGCGTATGACGCGTGCTCACGGATGCTTCCGCGCAGCTGCTTGAGCTGCGCGACCGAGAGACCGCGGTACTCGGTCAGCAGAACGGCGGTCGAGCTCTGGAAGAGTTCCGTGAGCTCGGCAACCGAGGCTTCCTTGTTCGCCATGGCGCTCCTAGTAATCGATAGTGTCGGCCGGGACGACTACCTGAGCGCTCGCCGTTCGGGAGAACGGAAAAAGCTCCGGCACAGGAGGCCGGAGCTCGGAGAACAGCACGGATGCTGTGATTCTTGCTTCGTACACCTGCGCAGGTCTTCGCTGTCGCGAACTTTAGGTCTGAGCGTGTGCACAGACGACCGGCGGTCTTTGGCCTCGACAAGAATAGACGACCCGCGCATCCGGTGCAAATCGCGGATGCGCGGGTCGTCGTTGCGGGTTCGAAGCGGCTAGACCCTGCGGTTGCCGCTGATCATCCGCACGAGGAAGACGATGACAGCGAACACCAGGAGGATGAGGCCGACCCAGAGCAGGAAGTTCAGGGACGACACGAATCCGCCCGTGAACAGCAGGACGATGGCGATCACGGCGATGATGATGAGCAGGATGTTCATGCTGGCGACCGTACCCCCGTTCAGGGGTCAGCGGATTCTCACCCAAGGGGGTTGACAGATCGTTCTTCGTCACGTGACGACGAACGCACTCACCTCGTCGCGATGAGGGGAAGCGCGACGGCGAACACCGTCTCCCCCGGCCTGCTGGTGACGGCCACCTCGCCGCCGTGGGCGTCGACCACCGCCTTCACGATGGCGAGCCCGAGACCCGTGCTGCCGGCGTGACGGGAGCGTGACGAGTCGCCGCGCACAAAGCGCTCGAAGAGCGTGGGCAGCAGCGCCTCCTCGATGCCGGGGCCGTCGTCGGCCACCGTCACCACCGCGAGCTCCCGCCCGTCGGGGTCGGAGGTCGCGGCGACGCCGACGCGCACGGTCGTTCCGGCGGGGGTGTGCACCCGCGCGTTCGCGAGCAGGTTCGCGAACACCTGGTGCAGCCGCAGGGCGTCGCCCGAGACCGAGACGGGTTCCTCGGGCAGGTCGAGCTCCCAGTGGTGGTCGGGCCCCGCGACGTGCGCGTCGCTCACCACGTCGACCAGCACGAGCGAGAGGTCGACCTCGTCGAGGGCCAGCTCGGGCTTCGCGTCGAGCCGCGCCAGCAGCAGCAGGTCTTCGACCAGGGTGGTCATGCGCGTGGCCTCCGACTCGATGCGGCCGAGCGAGTGCGACACCTCCCCCGGCAGTTCGGGAGCGGTGCGACGGGTCAGCTCGGCGTAGCCGCGGATCGAGGCGAGCGGGGTGCGCAGCTCGTGGCTCGCATCGGCGACGAACTGCCGCACCTTGTTCTCGCTGCGCTGCCGGGAGGTGAGGGCCTCTGCGACGTGTTCGAGCATCCGGTTGAAGGCAAGACCCACCCGCCCCACCTCCGAGCGGGGGTCGGGGTTCGGCACCCGTTCGGCGAGCGCCACGTCGCCGCGGTCGAGCGGCAGCTCGGCGACCCGGGTGGCCGTCGCGGTGACGCGGTCGAGCGGGCGGAGCGCCAGCCTGATGATGAGGAGACCGGCGACCCCGGCGATGATCATGGCCCCCACCGTGACGGCGACGATGGTGACGATCTGCTGCGAGAGCGTGCTCGTGACGTCGGAGAGCGGCAGGCCCGTGACGATGATCGCGCCGTCGCTCGTGATGACCTGCGACTCGATGCGGTAGCCGCCCAAGTCGTCGATGGTCACCGTGGTCGGCTGGCGGGAGGCCGTCAGCCCGTCGAGGGCCGACAGCTCGGCGGTGGTGAGCGCGAGCGCCTCCCCGCTCTCGTCGAGCACGAAGCCCTGCGTCGCCTGTCCGCCCGTGACGAGCGCCACCATGGTGCCCGCCGACTGACCGAGGGTGAGCCCACCCTGGGGGCCCGGGCCCTGGGCGCCGGTGAGAGCCCCGAGGGTGCGGTTCGAGGCCTCGCGCAGCTGGTCGTCGAGGCGGTTCACCAGGAAGCCGTTGAGGGCGACCGTGCTCACCACGCCGATGATGACGCCGGCGAGGGCGATGAGACCCAGCACACTCAGGATGAGCGTGCGGCGCAGTGTCACAGCGCCGGCTTCAGCATGTACCCGGCACCGCGCACCGTGTGGATCATCGGGGTGCGGCCGGCGTCGACCTTCTTGCGCAGGTAGGAGATGTAGATCTCGACGACGCTCGACTTGCCGCCGAAGTCGTAGCTCCACACCCGGTCGAGGATCTGCGCCTTGCTCAGCACGCGCCGCGGGTTGCGCATGAGGTAGCGCAGCAGCTCGAACTCGGTGGCGGTGAGCTCGATCGGCTCGCCGTCGCGGAAGACCTCGTGGCTGTCTTCGTTCAGCTCGAGGTCGCCGACCGTGACGATCGGGTCGTCGGCGTCGGCCACGACGAGGGTGGAACGACGGATGAGGCCGCGCAGGCGGGCCACCAGCTCCTCGAGGCTGAACGGCTTGGTGACGTAGTCGTCGCCCCCGGCGGTGAGCCCGGCGATGCGGTCGTCGAGCGCGTCTTTCGCGGTGAGGAAGAGCACGGGGGTCTCCTGCCCGTCGCCGCGCACACGGTTGAGCACCTGAAGGCCGTCGATGTCGGGCAGCATGACGTCGAGCACGATGACGTCGGGGCGGAACTCGCGGGCGATGGTGAGCGCCTGACGCCCCTCGCTCGCGGTCTTCACCTCCCAGCCCTCGTAGCGGAGGGCCATCGAGAGCAGGTCTGTGAGCGTGTTCTCGTCGTCGACGACGAGCGCCCGCACCGGCGAGCCGTCGGCGCGGCGCAGCCGGGGCTGCTTGGCCGCCTGGGAGGAGTTGCCGGAGCCGGAGAGGAGAGAGCCGTCGAGAGTCACAACTCCCAGTATTGGCAGTCGGCTATGAGGAGTCTATGAGGCGACACAGATGCGTCTGAGAATCGGGGGATGCGCGGGTGCTGGAGCGGGTGCGCGGGGCGGGGTCGGCACCGGATGCGCGGCGTGGTCCGGTGGGCTGGCGGATGCGCGGGGCGGGTCGGCGCCAGATGCGCGGCGTGGGCCGGTGGGCTGGCGGATGCGCGGCGCGGGGTCCGTGCCGGATGCGCGGCGTGGGTGACGAGGGTGTCGGCGGGACGGGTGAGAATGGATCGGTGACCGACCTCATGCTCTCCTTCCCCTGGGAAGACGAGCTCGACGTCGCGCCCCCGCCCCCACCGCACCTCACCCGGGTCGTCGCCGAGTCGAGCGACCGGGTCGCGTGGCTCCGCGCCCGCAGCCGAGGGGTCACCGCGACAGACGCCGCGCGCCTCTCGAGCGACGCGGCCGTGCGCACCGTGGCGTGGGAGAAGTTCCACGGCACCGGCTTCACCGGCAACGTCTTCACGCAGCACGGCCGCGACCGCGAGCCCGAGATCGCGGCCTGGGTGCTGCGCGAGCACGGCATCGAGCCGAGCGTCGCGCTGTTCCACGCCGCACGGGAACGCCGGCACCTCGCGACCCCCGACGGGCTGCGCTGCGACGCCGACGGCACGCTGCTGCTCGCCGAGATCAAGACGACCTCGAAGCCGTGGTCGCGCATCCCTCGTGGGTATCTGCGTCAGGTGTGGTGGCAGCAGTACGTGCTCGGGGCGGAGCGCACCCTCGTGGTGTGGGAGCAGCACCGCGACTTCGTGCCCGTCGCGGCCGAGCCGCGCTGCCAGTGGGTCGAGCGCGACGAGTCGGAGATCGAGCTGCTGGTGCGGCGCGCCGACGAACTGCTCGCCTGGATGCGCGGCGAACGCGGCGAGCGTCGCGCCCGCTGACCCCGTTGTGACTGCGGCTGCGGCTGCGACTGCGACTGCTGCGGCTGCGGCTGCGCCGCGGTGGAGCTGCCGCCGACTCGGTGGCCGTCGCGGTCAGGCTGCCGCAGACGCGGCGGCCGTAACGCGGCCAAGCTGCCAACGCGGCCAAGCTACCGCCAACGCGGCGGCCGTAACGCGGTCAGGCTGCCGCCGACTCGGTGGCTGTGTCGCGGTGGGGTTCGAGGTCTGGCTCGCGGGCCGGGGGTGCGGAGCCACGGGCTGCGGCGGCGCGATCGACCGCCTGGAAGGCGGCGAGGCCTACCAGCCAGCTGAGGGCGACGGTCGTGGCGACGAGCTCGAGCACACCGCCGAGCTCGGTCGCGAAGCGCAGCAATGAGAGCAGCCCGCCGAGCCCGGCGATCACCGCCACCACGATCGCTGCCACGAGTGAGAACCGCGCCAGACGCGCCAGGCGCCGATCGACCGCTGCCTGCAGCATTACGAACGCGGCGGCGGCGAATCCGATGACCGCGCAGCCGGTGTGGATGAGGTCCTGCCAGGTGAAGCGGTCGCCGACGGGCAGCGGGCAGTACCGCGTGCAGGTGACCTGCGAGGCGATGCCGAAGCACACGGCGGCCACGCCGAGCACGATGCTCGACGGCACGACGGCGAGCCAGCGCACCTTGGGGTCGAGGCGCGGCGCGATGAGCGCGACGACGAGGGCTGAGAGCGACACCAGCACCATGGCGACCTGGAAGATGCCGGCGGTCGGCTCCTCGGGCGCGCCCATCTCGCTCACGTAGAGGAAGCGGTCGGCACCCAGGCGGGCCACCCAGATGAGGGCGAGCCCGGTGGCGGCCGTGGCCGCGGCGAGCGCCAGGAGCGCCGCGGCGAGGAGGTCGGGAACGGGGACGAGGGTGGGTCTGCGCATCCGCTCTCTCTCGGTCTCCGGGCGCGAGGTCACTGAATGTTACGACGCGCGGCGCTTGTTTGCACCCCAGTGACGTGTTGGTAACACCGGTGAATCATTCGGCACCTAGCGTGGAACACAGCCGAGAAGGCTGCGCAGAGCCGCGGGTAGCCCGAGCCCTCTTCTTGCGTGATCGAGAGCGACGGAAGGCACAGCATGACCGAGCAGTGGAGTGGATCGACGGGCACGACGAGTTCGACCCTGACTCGCGGCAGCACGATGAGCGCCGCGGTGATCGACGGCTTCGGCGAGGCCTCCGTGTTCAGCGTGGCCGAGGTGCCGATGCCCGTGCGGGTCAACTCCGAGGTGCTCGTGAAGGTGGCGGCGGCGGGGGTCAACCCGATCGATGCGAAGACCCGTGGCGGTGCGGGGGTGG carries:
- the rplJ gene encoding 50S ribosomal protein L10, yielding MANKEASVAELTELFQSSTAVLLTEYRGLSVAQLKQLRGSIREHASYAVVKNTLTKIAANNAGISSFDDELAGPSAIAFVHGDPVAVAKSLRDFAKANPLLIVKGGYFDGNPLSAEEVTKLADLESREVLLAKLAGAFKASLFGAAYLFNAPLSKAVRTVEALREKQESAS
- a CDS encoding cell wall metabolism sensor histidine kinase WalK, with product MTLRRTLILSVLGLIALAGVIIGVVSTVALNGFLVNRLDDQLREASNRTLGALTGAQGPGPQGGLTLGQSAGTMVALVTGGQATQGFVLDESGEALALTTAELSALDGLTASRQPTTVTIDDLGGYRIESQVITSDGAIIVTGLPLSDVTSTLSQQIVTIVAVTVGAMIIAGVAGLLIIRLALRPLDRVTATATRVAELPLDRGDVALAERVPNPDPRSEVGRVGLAFNRMLEHVAEALTSRQRSENKVRQFVADASHELRTPLASIRGYAELTRRTAPELPGEVSHSLGRIESEATRMTTLVEDLLLLARLDAKPELALDEVDLSLVLVDVVSDAHVAGPDHHWELDLPEEPVSVSGDALRLHQVFANLLANARVHTPAGTTVRVGVAATSDPDGRELAVVTVADDGPGIEEALLPTLFERFVRGDSSRSRHAGSTGLGLAIVKAVVDAHGGEVAVTSRPGETVFAVALPLIATR
- a CDS encoding response regulator transcription factor, which gives rise to MTLDGSLLSGSGNSSQAAKQPRLRRADGSPVRALVVDDENTLTDLLSMALRYEGWEVKTASEGRQALTIAREFRPDVIVLDVMLPDIDGLQVLNRVRGDGQETPVLFLTAKDALDDRIAGLTAGGDDYVTKPFSLEELVARLRGLIRRSTLVVADADDPIVTVGDLELNEDSHEVFRDGEPIELTATEFELLRYLMRNPRRVLSKAQILDRVWSYDFGGKSSVVEIYISYLRKKVDAGRTPMIHTVRGAGYMLKPAL
- a CDS encoding YqaJ viral recombinase family protein; the encoded protein is MLSFPWEDELDVAPPPPPHLTRVVAESSDRVAWLRARSRGVTATDAARLSSDAAVRTVAWEKFHGTGFTGNVFTQHGRDREPEIAAWVLREHGIEPSVALFHAARERRHLATPDGLRCDADGTLLLAEIKTTSKPWSRIPRGYLRQVWWQQYVLGAERTLVVWEQHRDFVPVAAEPRCQWVERDESEIELLVRRADELLAWMRGERGERRAR